Part of the uncultured Desulfobacter sp. genome, CCAAGATTGCTTTTCCAAAAGGGCAGTGATGCCTCGAAGATTGACTTTGATCAAATATTGGCAGTCCTTTGACTCAAGCAGATCAAGCAAGGCGCCATCAAAAAATGCACTATCAGCTCGTACAAACACTTTCCACACCCGTTTGGGTAATTTGGCAAAGCATTCCTTCATGAAATCAACACTGCCATTGGCTGAATAGGCGCTGCCTGTACGGAACCAATTATGGAGGCACTCTCGATTCTCTGCCACAAAGCAAAGGAGAGGATGGTAGCTTCTTTGACCTTTCTTTTTTGAGTTAAACCCTTTAGCAGCACCTTCCTGCTTCCCGTATACACCTCGGACAGAAGAATCCATATCGAGGGTAACTCTCCCAAACCACTTTTTACCCCATGCTTTATTTCGGGCCAAAGATTCTGCATCGGATAACTCCTTGCAGTGTTTTGCGGAAAAAAGTTTAAATATACGGCCAAAGGAGGTGCTCACGGGAAACTTATCCCATCTAAAAAGCGCCCTGAGAACTTCATCGGATCTAAGAATAGCCATATGACTCATATGCTTCGCCCCTGCCAGGACACCAAAAACGAGCATCATCACTATGTCACTTACCTGGTACTCTGCGCTGGCTCCTCTTTCTATAGTCAGGAGCTCGGATAAAATTTTAGGAAGCCCTAATTTTTCTGAAAATCTACCAAGGTTAACCAGCCCAGCATTGCCGGTAAGATTTTTTTCAGAAAATTCAGTATGAAATACCCTCATCATAATGGTGACCTTAGTTATAGTTATCAAAATGATGAAATCATACTATAAAATAAGGGTATTTGGAACTATTCTATGTCAAGTAAGACATGCAGATTGCATCTTTTAGGTATAAATGTATCATTTTTAAAATGGAGGTAATTTTAAAATGAGTTCAAATAAAGTTTTGAATCAGATAGGCGCTACCCCCATGTTTCGCATTGGTCTTGGGGGCAATGACGACATGAATATTTACGCAAAAGCAGAATACCTGAATCCAGGGGGATCAATCAAAGATCGAGTGGCCCTTTTTATTATAGAGGAGGCTGAAAAAAAGGGGCAACTAAGAAGAGGAATGTCCATTGTGGAAGCAACCAGCGGAAATACAGGAATTGCAGTTGCAATGGTCGGTTTAATTAAAGGGTATCATGTAAAGATCATCATGCCGGAAAATATGAGTGATGAGAGAAAAAAGATGATCCGGGCTTTGAATGCTGAATTAATTTTAACGGACGCTAAAAAAAATGTGGCGGGTGCGGTTGAAAAACTTAAAGAGATTATGATTGGAGATGACAATATTTTTGTCCCCGACCAGTTTGAAAATTATGACAACAGTATGTCCCACTATCTTTCCACAGGTCCGGAGATATGGAAAAACATGAACGGACATGTGGATGTTTTCATATCAGGCCTTGGCAGCGGCGGCACACTCATGGGAACAGGAAAATACCTGAAGGAAAAGAATCCTGATATCATGATTGTTGCAGTTGAGCCGAAAAATGTCTCCGCACTTCTGGGGCATGAACCTGGGCTTCACAAGATAGAAGGCATCGGCGATGGATTTGTTCCCTCCATTGTAGATACCACTCTTATCGACCAGGTCGTTGAGGTTGACGATGACAGTGCGGTTGAAATGACCCGCAGGCTTGCCGGTGAGCAAGGCTTTCTTGTGGGAATTTCTTCAGGGGCCAACGTATGCGCAGCTCTTGAAATACAAAAGTTATTTGGAAAGGATAAAAATATTGCTACCATTTTCCCGGACGGCGCAGAAAGGTATTTCAGTACAGCTCTTTTTGCAGGTCGGAACCGGGAATTGGCAGTTGCGATATAGTGTTTTACTTCGATAGCTTTCCTTAGGGGAAGATCAAACTCGTTTGTTTGTTTAATACGGTATCTTAAAGGTTGTTGCTCACCGAATTTTATTTTAGCCCATATTAATCTCTCAACCCGGACCATGCTAAACTCTGTAAGGGAAACAAGGCTGATCGTTCTGGGGGATGGGGGACGACATTGGTTTCCCAGCCCGCCGAGGAACCTGAATCCAAGGCATCTAAAACATATTGGTCAAGTAACAGGTGGAACTTCCCCCTTGAGGCCCTCACAGAACCGTACGTGAACCTTTCGATTCGTAAGACTCTTATTGTCCAGTCGATGGTTTATACCCATGTCTCCAGTGAACAAACATGCTGGGATCACGGTGCGCAGGTTCCCCCAGCTATTTTGTTGCTTTCTTTTCATGGACTCAAAAACATTTGTATTTCTGTATCACCCATTTCACCAGCCTTCGATTTATGTGCATCACTGATGGACAGAATCTTCCACAACCCTTGAATTAGTTTGCGGTGATGATTCAAAAGGTGTTTTTATGCTTTTTTTCTTCCTGCAAACACCACTGCTACTTTTGATTGTTTTCAATACTAACAGCCACCATTATGATCCTGTGACACATAGAAGGATCTCTGTTGAGCATCGCGAATAAGTCCCGTTGAGTGAAACGAATAAGGCAGGACGTAAAGTTGACCACCTTGAAAAGTGGGCCTACTTTACATGTCCTGCCCTCTTACCCTCGAAGATTTATACAGAAGATTCGGGATAAATGCAGATATTCGGAGAGTTCTTTAGAAATCTGCATTTATAGATAAAAAACATACGGAAATCTATCATAAGGATGCATAAATCTATAATTATCGCTAAATTTTTATTCGAATTCTTCACTTATTAAATTAACAGCGGATTTTCCCTGGGAAGGTGCTAAATGAGCATACTGCATTGTAATATTAAGGCTGCTGTGGCCAAGCAATTGACTGACCACCTCCAATTTAACACCTCTCTGGACAAGCCAACTTGCAAACGTGTGACGCAGTGTATGGAATACAACTTTATGTCTGGAATCTTTGATTCCGTCATTCAGGCCGGATTCCTTAACGGCCTGCTCAAAGGTTTTTGGTGCGGATAGGGTAAATATTTTCTTATTTTTGTTATTCGAAATTATTTTAAAGGCTGTGCCATTTAACGGAACGACTCTGTTTTTATGGGTTTTCGAGTCTAAAATGCAAATATTCCGATCACTATCGTTAATATTCTCAGAACCGAGATTAAATATTTCTCCTCTGCGTAACCCGGTGTTAACGGCAAAGACTGATATGTCGAACCAATCTTTTGATTTTCTCTTCAAAATATTTAAAAGTCTATCCAATTCCGGTCTTGAAAGATAACGTAACCGGCGGTTGTCAAATTTTGGCATCACATTTCTGAATTTAGGGACCTGCACAGAGGGGTCATAATCAACAACCCTGTTGAGGATTCTACGCAGTAAGGATAGGCAATGAAAAATAGTCTGTGGGCTTAATTTTTTAGCTTCCAGCGATTTGCGTAATTCAAGAAGGTCATAAATGGTTAATTCATTTATTAGTTTTTCCCCAACGATCGGGGAAATATGGTTTTTCCATCTGCCGGTCTCTGTCGTCTGACTTCTCTTTGAATGTGACTGTAAAATAAAATCATCATAAAATTTCCACGCTTCATGAACTTCTTTGATCTGTTTCAATTGAATACCTCCTAAATAGAAAAAGTTAGGTAACCGTGCCCAACAAATGCAAATTTCATGCTAAATGTTTATTTAAATTAATTCAGATAGTTATGCAATTGTATGATTGTTGGGGATTACAAAATATGCACTTAATTAAAAAAAATGTTGCTTTTTGTTGAAAGCGATACTAATTTCAGGTTAAGTGTGTTTTTCTAAAAAGGATTCTTGAGGAAAAATAGGCTACGGCCTGCAAAGCCGTTATTCCCCGGTTCAAATCCGGGAGCCGCCTCCAACCCAGACTTTAAGGGCTTAGAAGAATTCTTTTCTTCTGAGCCCTTTTTTATTTAAGCATCCTGGGGAAAGCTGCCCATCTATCTGATGCTGCCATTCACGTTTTAAATTCCTGATCCAGGCAGCCGTTCCAATTGCACAGTATTCGTTTCGCAAAATGTAATGTATAAAAAATGCACAATCTTCCATAGATCTATCTGGCATTTAATTTGTGGCTATTTTCGGTTAAAGACATAATATTAAATTACTTTTCTCCAAAATTGTTGGTTTTACCGCGTGGGTAAACAAAAACTGTTGTGTTTATATTTTACAATTAGTGACTCTAATTGTAACAACCTGTGTAAAAAGCACACACTTGCGATTTGATGG contains:
- a CDS encoding site-specific integrase, which translates into the protein MKQIKEVHEAWKFYDDFILQSHSKRSQTTETGRWKNHISPIVGEKLINELTIYDLLELRKSLEAKKLSPQTIFHCLSLLRRILNRVVDYDPSVQVPKFRNVMPKFDNRRLRYLSRPELDRLLNILKRKSKDWFDISVFAVNTGLRRGEIFNLGSENINDSDRNICILDSKTHKNRVVPLNGTAFKIISNNKNKKIFTLSAPKTFEQAVKESGLNDGIKDSRHKVVFHTLRHTFASWLVQRGVKLEVVSQLLGHSSLNITMQYAHLAPSQGKSAVNLISEEFE
- the cysK gene encoding cysteine synthase A; translation: MSSNKVLNQIGATPMFRIGLGGNDDMNIYAKAEYLNPGGSIKDRVALFIIEEAEKKGQLRRGMSIVEATSGNTGIAVAMVGLIKGYHVKIIMPENMSDERKKMIRALNAELILTDAKKNVAGAVEKLKEIMIGDDNIFVPDQFENYDNSMSHYLSTGPEIWKNMNGHVDVFISGLGSGGTLMGTGKYLKEKNPDIMIVAVEPKNVSALLGHEPGLHKIEGIGDGFVPSIVDTTLIDQVVEVDDDSAVEMTRRLAGEQGFLVGISSGANVCAALEIQKLFGKDKNIATIFPDGAERYFSTALFAGRNRELAVAI